Proteins from a genomic interval of Shewanella seohaensis:
- a CDS encoding ArsJ-associated glyceraldehyde-3-phosphate dehydrogenase, which translates to MAIKIGINGFGRMGRLALRAAWEWDDVEFVQINDPAGDAATLAHLLEFDSVHGRWRNPVTANHDGIQIQDKTIRTTRNKTIAETDWSGCDVVIEASGVMKTKALLQAYLDQGVKRVVVTAPVKEEGVLNVVMGVNHQLYDPAIHPIVTAASCTTNCLAPVVKVIHEQIGIKHGSMTTIHDITNTQTILDAPHKDLRRARACGLSLIPTTTGSATAITHIFPELKGKLNGHAVRVPLANASLTDCVFELERSVTEAEVNALLQTAAEGELKGILGYEERPLVSVDYKTDPRSSIVDALSTMVVNGTQLKLYVWYDNEWGYANRTAELARLVGQLDLPR; encoded by the coding sequence ATGGCAATTAAAATCGGAATTAATGGATTTGGGCGCATGGGACGTTTAGCTCTGCGTGCGGCGTGGGAATGGGATGATGTTGAGTTTGTGCAGATTAATGATCCCGCTGGGGATGCGGCTACCTTGGCCCATTTGCTTGAGTTCGATTCAGTCCATGGTCGCTGGCGCAATCCGGTAACGGCGAATCACGATGGCATTCAAATCCAAGATAAAACCATTCGCACCACACGCAATAAAACGATTGCCGAGACCGATTGGTCGGGATGCGATGTAGTGATTGAAGCCTCCGGGGTGATGAAAACCAAAGCCTTACTGCAAGCCTATTTAGATCAAGGCGTGAAGCGGGTGGTGGTAACGGCGCCAGTTAAAGAGGAAGGTGTGTTAAATGTGGTGATGGGCGTGAATCATCAACTATACGATCCGGCAATTCATCCGATTGTGACCGCGGCTTCCTGCACGACCAACTGTCTTGCACCGGTAGTGAAAGTGATCCATGAGCAGATTGGCATCAAGCACGGCTCCATGACCACTATCCATGATATTACCAACACCCAAACGATTCTGGATGCACCGCATAAGGATTTACGCCGCGCCCGCGCCTGTGGGTTAAGTTTAATCCCCACTACTACGGGAAGTGCAACGGCAATTACCCATATATTCCCTGAGCTTAAGGGTAAGCTGAATGGCCATGCCGTACGGGTGCCGCTCGCCAACGCATCCCTCACAGACTGTGTATTTGAGCTGGAGCGCAGCGTGACCGAAGCGGAAGTGAATGCACTGCTACAAACCGCCGCCGAAGGTGAACTCAAGGGCATTTTAGGTTATGAGGAGCGGCCGTTAGTCTCGGTTGATTATAAAACCGATCCCCGTTCGAGTATTGTCGATGCGCTTTCGACCATGGTGGTGAATGGTACTCAGCTAAAACTCTACGTGTGGTACGACAATGAGTGGGGATACGCCAACCGTACTGCAGAGCTCGCCCGCTTAGTCGGCCAGCTTGATTTGCCGCGTTAG
- the arsB gene encoding ACR3 family arsenite efflux transporter: protein MGIFERYLSVWVGLSILAGVMLGNLAPEAFSAIAAVELAHVNLIIALFIWVMIYPMMVQIDFSVVKHVGKNPKGLLLTLTINWLIKPFTMALLGWFFFKWVFAPWVDPQTAGEYIAGMILLGVAPCTAMVFVWSQLTKGDPNYTLVQVSVNDIIMVFLFAPLCALLLGVSDIQVPWETLLLSVVLYVLLPLVAGVLTRKRLEASHGASAVPQLLAKLKPWSVIGLLATVVLLFGFQAKTIVTQPQNILLIAIPLIIQTYGIFILTYWLALKLKLTHAIAAPASMIGSSNFFELAVAVAISLFGLHSGAALATVVGVLVEVPVMLSLVYFANRTRHWFAT, encoded by the coding sequence TTCCGCTATCGCGGCTGTCGAGTTGGCCCATGTGAATTTGATTATTGCGTTATTCATCTGGGTGATGATCTATCCCATGATGGTGCAGATTGACTTTTCGGTGGTTAAACATGTCGGTAAAAACCCCAAGGGGTTGTTGCTGACACTCACTATTAACTGGCTAATTAAACCCTTCACCATGGCCTTGCTCGGTTGGTTTTTCTTCAAATGGGTGTTTGCTCCTTGGGTCGACCCGCAAACGGCGGGTGAGTATATCGCGGGGATGATTCTGCTCGGCGTCGCTCCTTGTACCGCCATGGTATTTGTTTGGAGCCAACTGACGAAGGGCGATCCTAACTACACTTTAGTGCAAGTCTCTGTTAACGATATCATTATGGTGTTTTTGTTTGCGCCGCTCTGCGCGTTGTTGCTGGGGGTGAGTGATATTCAAGTGCCGTGGGAAACCCTGCTGCTTTCAGTGGTGTTGTATGTCTTATTGCCCTTAGTCGCAGGCGTGTTAACTCGAAAACGCCTAGAGGCAAGCCATGGTGCCAGCGCGGTGCCGCAGCTATTAGCTAAACTCAAACCTTGGTCTGTGATAGGGCTACTGGCGACTGTTGTGCTGTTATTTGGTTTTCAGGCCAAAACTATAGTGACACAGCCACAAAATATTCTACTCATAGCTATCCCTTTGATTATTCAGACCTATGGCATTTTTATTTTGACTTACTGGTTGGCGCTAAAGCTCAAATTGACCCATGCGATTGCCGCGCCCGCGAGCATGATAGGTTCTTCTAACTTCTTTGAATTAGCTGTGGCCGTGGCGATTTCGCTCTTTGGTTTACATTCGGGGGCGGCGCTTGCGACCGTGGTAGGCGTGTTGGTCGAAGTGCCTGTGATGTTGTCTTTGGTGTACTTTGCCAATCGCACCCGCCATTGGTTTGCGACTTAA
- a CDS encoding DUF2927 domain-containing protein: MLSGLKRFTRSAVIGLIALFLPLISVPAKAANDPKLGAAITSDATLNLVPKPIRNWKNPAYIIQAFDEIALKNEYDKDKHRVRKWRQPVRVFVEHQVGDNGLHAQLVQMHLSHLAQITGHSIVKVDSLEEANLHLVFTRQSQWADVVMRLMGASAASNIHGSVCMGKFALNSQNEIERAWVVIPVDQAQMHGKLVACVVEEITQVLGLPNDSVKVFPSIFNDKTPQDLLTGLDYILLKLLYSADIRAGMTAAEVLPILQKLLEQWQRDGTLTQADKAVRQGQLYPLLGY, translated from the coding sequence ATGCTCTCGGGGTTAAAGCGTTTCACAAGGTCTGCTGTTATTGGCTTAATCGCCCTGTTTTTGCCATTAATTAGCGTGCCAGCGAAGGCTGCGAACGATCCGAAACTAGGCGCTGCGATAACGTCCGATGCAACACTTAACCTGGTGCCAAAACCTATTCGAAATTGGAAAAATCCCGCCTATATTATCCAAGCCTTCGATGAGATAGCCCTTAAAAATGAATACGATAAAGATAAACATCGGGTACGGAAATGGCGTCAGCCCGTGCGCGTCTTTGTTGAGCATCAAGTGGGCGATAATGGGTTGCATGCACAATTGGTGCAGATGCATTTAAGCCATCTGGCACAAATCACTGGCCACAGTATTGTCAAGGTAGATTCGCTCGAAGAGGCCAATTTACACTTAGTCTTTACCCGTCAATCCCAATGGGCCGATGTGGTGATGCGTCTTATGGGGGCAAGTGCAGCCAGTAATATTCATGGCTCTGTTTGTATGGGCAAATTTGCGCTTAATTCCCAGAATGAGATTGAGCGTGCTTGGGTGGTTATCCCCGTCGACCAAGCGCAAATGCATGGCAAATTGGTGGCCTGCGTGGTGGAAGAAATCACCCAAGTGCTGGGCCTACCCAATGATTCGGTAAAAGTATTTCCTTCCATTTTTAACGATAAAACACCGCAGGATTTGCTCACTGGGCTGGATTATATTTTGCTGAAACTGCTCTACAGTGCGGATATTCGCGCAGGTATGACGGCCGCCGAAGTGCTGCCTATATTGCAGAAACTGCTGGAGCAATGGCAGCGGGATGGCACGCTGACACAAGCCGATAAAGCAGTTCGTCAGGGCCAGTTGTACCCACTGTTAGGTTATTGA
- a CDS encoding MBL fold metallo-hydrolase RNA specificity domain-containing protein, producing MQMTLQFLGATEEVTGSCHLLTVAGKQMLLDCGLIQGGKADELRNHEPFSFDPLAISAVVLSHAHIDHSGRLPLLVKAGYTGPIFTHKATADLCAIMLKDAAMLQVRDTERTNKKRAKHELEPLEPLFTVEDAEQAITQFVSLEYGQVTQVIPHVDICLSDAGHILGSALVELWLGEGKAQKKLVFSGDLGRAGMPILRNPTLVDTADLVLMESTYGNRFHRSWTDTLAELKAIFAKAVTESHGNILLPAFSVGRAQELLYLFHLYAKEWDLSRWKVCLDSPMAIEATRVYVNNYPLMDDDFKRFTRQHPGQHPLLSNVEFIQTTEESIALNDVHKGLIIIAGSGMCNGGRIRSHLEHNLWRPECDVIICGYQALGTPGRALVDGAEELTIHGNSIKVAAKLHTVGGLSAHADQAELLRWYRHFEAQPPLVLVHGEPEAQQGLVAVMNQDTNTKPKALAIATRGDMLDLNALPKLVWVTN from the coding sequence ATGCAGATGACATTGCAGTTTTTGGGCGCAACCGAGGAAGTGACTGGCTCGTGCCACTTACTCACAGTGGCAGGTAAGCAAATGCTGCTCGATTGCGGCCTCATCCAAGGTGGCAAGGCCGATGAGTTACGTAATCACGAACCTTTTAGCTTCGATCCCCTTGCGATTTCAGCCGTTGTTTTGAGTCATGCCCATATTGATCATTCGGGCCGCTTACCCCTGTTGGTTAAGGCGGGCTATACCGGGCCGATTTTTACCCATAAAGCGACGGCAGATCTGTGTGCCATCATGCTGAAAGATGCCGCCATGTTGCAGGTGCGCGATACCGAAAGAACCAATAAAAAGCGTGCTAAGCATGAGTTGGAGCCTTTAGAGCCGCTATTTACCGTAGAAGATGCGGAGCAGGCCATTACTCAGTTTGTGTCGCTTGAATATGGCCAAGTCACCCAAGTGATCCCCCATGTGGATATTTGCTTATCGGATGCGGGGCATATTTTAGGCTCGGCACTGGTAGAGCTTTGGTTGGGAGAAGGAAAGGCACAGAAAAAACTGGTATTTAGTGGCGATCTTGGCCGTGCTGGCATGCCGATATTACGTAATCCCACCTTAGTCGACACCGCCGATTTAGTGCTAATGGAAAGCACTTACGGTAATCGTTTCCACCGTAGTTGGACCGATACACTGGCCGAGTTAAAGGCGATTTTCGCCAAGGCGGTGACCGAGAGCCACGGCAATATTCTGTTGCCGGCCTTCTCCGTGGGGCGTGCGCAGGAGCTTTTGTACCTATTTCATCTCTATGCCAAAGAATGGGATCTCTCCCGCTGGAAAGTCTGCCTCGACAGCCCTATGGCGATTGAGGCGACGCGGGTGTATGTCAATAACTATCCCTTAATGGACGATGATTTTAAGCGCTTTACGCGCCAGCATCCGGGGCAACATCCGTTATTGTCGAATGTAGAATTTATTCAAACGACTGAGGAGTCTATCGCTCTTAACGATGTGCACAAAGGATTGATCATTATTGCGGGCAGCGGCATGTGTAACGGTGGCCGTATCCGCAGTCATTTAGAGCACAATCTATGGCGCCCAGAATGCGATGTGATTATCTGCGGCTATCAAGCACTTGGTACGCCAGGACGCGCCTTAGTCGATGGGGCTGAGGAACTCACTATCCATGGTAATAGCATCAAAGTTGCCGCTAAATTACACACTGTCGGTGGCTTATCGGCCCACGCGGATCAGGCGGAGTTATTACGTTGGTATCGACATTTTGAAGCGCAGCCGCCCTTGGTGCTTGTTCACGGCGAACCCGAAGCGCAGCAGGGATTAGTCGCGGTGATGAATCAAGACACGAACACCAAACCTAAAGCGCTGGCCATCGCCACCCGTGGTGATATGTTGGATTTAAATGCCTTACCCAAATTAGTTTGGGTGACTAACTAG
- the arsJ gene encoding organoarsenical effux MFS transporter ArsJ codes for MPAAKLFEQLMQLPAAVRQYLLITFNYWSFTLTDGALRMLVVLHFHDLGYTPFAIAMLFLFYEIFGVVTNLVGGYLGARLGLNRTMNLGLGMQVLALGMLLVPAASLPLWLAGVPWVMAAQALSGIAKDLNKMSAKSAIKLLVPKGEQGKLYHWVALLTGSKNALKGAGFFLGGALLAGLGFNMAIAAMMAVLALVWLMSLALLKKDLGKAKNKPKFTEIFSKSRSVNILSAARLFLFAARDVWFVVALPVYLASQWGWDHWAVGGFLALWVIGYGIVQTLAPKITGASKAEAGTLQRIPDGYTALVWSTLLAFIPALIALCLYLDFSPQLSLILGLMLFGGLFAINSSLHSYLIVSYASEEAVSLDVGFYYMANAMGRLVGTVLSGWVYQSYGLVACLWISTVFIAMTALISIKLPRQG; via the coding sequence GTGCCTGCCGCCAAGCTATTTGAACAACTGATGCAATTGCCCGCGGCTGTGCGGCAATATTTGCTGATCACCTTCAATTATTGGAGTTTTACCTTAACCGATGGTGCGCTGCGGATGTTGGTGGTACTGCATTTTCACGATCTCGGTTATACGCCATTCGCGATTGCGATGTTGTTCTTGTTCTATGAGATTTTTGGTGTCGTAACCAATCTGGTGGGCGGTTATCTCGGCGCTCGCCTAGGGCTCAATCGCACCATGAATCTAGGCCTTGGCATGCAGGTGTTGGCATTAGGGATGTTATTGGTGCCAGCGGCCAGTTTACCGCTGTGGCTCGCGGGCGTGCCCTGGGTGATGGCGGCGCAGGCGCTTTCGGGCATTGCTAAAGATCTCAACAAGATGAGCGCAAAAAGCGCGATTAAATTGCTGGTGCCAAAGGGCGAGCAGGGCAAGCTTTACCATTGGGTTGCCCTGTTAACCGGATCTAAAAATGCCCTCAAAGGGGCGGGCTTTTTCCTCGGTGGCGCCTTGCTGGCGGGATTGGGTTTCAATATGGCGATTGCCGCCATGATGGCCGTGCTTGCGCTGGTATGGTTAATGAGTCTGGCCTTGCTGAAAAAAGATCTGGGGAAAGCGAAGAACAAACCTAAGTTTACCGAGATTTTTTCGAAGAGCCGCAGCGTAAACATTCTCTCGGCGGCGCGCCTGTTTTTGTTTGCCGCAAGGGATGTGTGGTTTGTGGTGGCTTTGCCCGTGTATCTGGCGAGCCAATGGGGCTGGGATCATTGGGCCGTGGGCGGCTTTTTGGCGCTCTGGGTGATAGGCTACGGCATAGTGCAAACCTTAGCACCGAAGATTACCGGTGCGAGCAAAGCGGAAGCTGGCACTTTGCAGCGTATCCCCGATGGTTATACCGCCTTAGTTTGGTCGACCTTATTAGCTTTTATTCCCGCATTAATTGCGCTCTGTTTATATTTGGATTTCTCACCACAGCTCAGTCTGATCTTGGGGCTGATGTTATTTGGCGGACTGTTTGCGATTAACTCTTCACTGCACAGCTATTTAATCGTGAGTTACGCCAGTGAAGAGGCAGTATCCCTCGATGTGGGATTCTATTATATGGCCAATGCCATGGGGCGTTTAGTCGGAACCGTGCTTTCGGGGTGGGTGTATCAGAGTTATGGGTTGGTGGCCTGTTTGTGGATTTCGACGGTCTTTATTGCAATGACGGCACTAATCTCTATCAAGCTGCCTCGACAAGGATAG